TGGATGAGGAGATAAATTTGACTAATGTTCGCTCTTTGGTGAATGATATTTTGGAGGCGAATAAGGATGGAATTGTgcattaatttatatataataggcAGTCCCAGAATCAGTGGACCGTTTGGTTAAATGGGCAATGAGTGAGGTTTGTTCTCATGTTTGTGGGACGATTTCCCACTTTGGATCCGTAAATTTTTTTAAGCAGAGTTTTCTTGTATTCATTTTGACTAGTCATTCTGTATTCTTTGTTGGGGGAAAAAAAACCTAGATTAATATGGTTCAGGGGAAATTCTAAATTATGTCatataaatataagaaaatttaaTTCTCATTAAAATCATGTAGGATAAGAATAAGTACGAGAATTTTCCAACTAAGTTTTAATAACTTGCGCAACAACCCAAACACTtcatttagattaaaaaaataaaaatgattaattataattaaataaaaatataaactagAGTTGTGCttaaaatcatatataattgaatgcAAACTAATAGACTTAGCAATTTTCTATTTGGATGTAGACACACTCAAAGAAATTTGTAGAAATTGAATATGTCATATTACATTGATTATGGATTATGTTTTGTCAAATTGCCAATTGCTTTGCTTATCTCTATTAATAGGCATTATTTAAAATGATCATAGACGTCTTATTTATAATTCTATGCTTGTATTGACGAAATAGAAAATGCTgacacaaaatgaaaaatatattaaaattttaaaagttccttttgcaaaataataataataataataataataataaaagttgatCAACTCATTAAGATATTTTTATTGAAGAAGTTAATTAGGAGATTacacatacattaaaaaatataaaaaaaatttaggagGTATCAATCTTCAAATAAATCTATTCATTTTAAATGTTGATTATCCAATTATGAAGTTAAAAAATAACTGAAAAAATTCACTATGTTCTTCGCATCTGTTCAACCAATTAAAATAAAGCCATCAGAGAgttcaaatataaataaaatcatcaaataaatcagtgtaattaaatatcattttttttttactaattttccattaaagaaatatttatttatttaaagttcAAATAAGGTCCTCGTCCAATCTTTACAGGTCATAAGCCCTTTTGTAACTTCCTATTAATTTTCTTGCACGAGATTTTACTTATATAGTAAATAATTATAACATTCATAAATCATTGATATGCTCTTTAATAATTGAATCTCTTTTGTTGAATAGGAAAATTTTGCCTttgcaaaaaatatatataagtattcatttttttatataaatgtacCAAACTTAATTGagcattcaaatttcaaagttgtttttattttagaaacacCACATTAATTCTAGTTGAAATGTGAACTAGTTTTCACGAGAAAAAAGAAATGCTAAACtgtttaagaatatatatataggcGAAAATGATAATTTCCttttaccaaaattattttgtaaatgttcatttgatattaattatctcaaattttTGTGCTAAAACAAACccccaaaatttgaaattccaAATGTCacacctttctttttcttttttaattgtttctcaaagttttctctctctcatctcTATGAGTGGTTCAAGAGAGATTGTTTTTAGTTATAAAGAATTTAAGAACTTTTTAAAATCCTAAAATTCTAGTATGAAGATTATATTTATGCTATTTTTATCTAGTCGCTAAAACACACATCCTTAAccaaaatattacacatttatATTTCCACCTCATTATATCCTTCAACTAAAATaacatcaaaataaaacatttaaaagttaaactaaatcaaaaaataaaacatcataattGAAAATTACTATTTATACAAATAAGGTGCACTTAGGTCGTAGGAGAATGTTGGGGCCATTAAGTGTCGAATCCAGATTTCGAATCCTAAATCTAAGACATTACGATGTGTATTTGTATTGGAAGCATAAAGTAAAttagtttctcttattttttaaaaatacgtattgccttttattttaatttaaataaagtcAATATTGAAAACAACTATGGAAGACTAGAAGTCGTGTTTAGGCAAATAAATATAGCGAAGTTTCCCTCtttctaattaattataagTTGTTCTTGTAGGTTCTAACATGTATGTCTTGGTTTGCAATTAAAACCAAAACACAAAACGCTCTTACAGCTCTCCGATTCATTCAATCATGGGCTCCGACGACGatgatcatcatcatcatctccgGAAGTTCGGAACCCGCCACAAGATCATGATCTCTGCAATTTTCAGTCTATTCATAGTTGTTCTTGTCATTCTTTTCCTCCATTTTTATCTCCGATATCTCCAAAGGCGCCGAAGACAATCCAGATTAATTAGTCTCGAACAGCAGATTTCACGAGCCGATCGCCAAAATCACACCGCGGCGGCGGCGGCGCCTAAGGCCGGCCTGGACCCTGTCCTTATAGCCAGAGTTCTGCCGGAATCCATCCACAAGCAAGCTGATCATCGCGGCGAAATCGTAGAGTGCTCCATTTGCTTGAGCAACATCGAAGAGAAAGCCGCCGTCAGGATTCTCCCAAATTGCAAGCACATATTCCATGTGGAGTGTATCGATATGTGGCTTTTTTCCAATACAACCTGCCCTGTCTGTCGGACGGCGGTGGAGCCAATACTTACAGCGACGAACGAGCACGGCGAGGTTCCGACGGCTCCGCCGTTGGTGGAGGAGCAATCCGGCTCTAGGTTTAGTTCGTTTAGAAGGACAATGAGCAGAGAACGATCTCAGGCGGTTCATGCGACGGCTCCACCGTTGACGGAGGAGCAACCGAGCTCTCGGCTGAGCTCTTTTAGAAGAATGATGAGTAGAGACAGAGAGAGATCATTTAGGGTTCATAGTTGTGGAGAAGCATCTGTTCGATCTGCAGATTTAGAGAGGCAATGATTTCAATTCTTCTATACactttctaaattttcaatttggcTTACAATTTCTCTGCTGCATGTACAgatagtttttattaaaatctaTTTGTGGCTCTGTTTTTTTCTTTGGTTATTTCAATATTGTTCTAATAACTGAGGATTTTGATTGGAGTTTGCCTCTTATGTTTCCATAAATCTTCCTACTTCAATTCTTTATACATTTAATAATAAGGATTTTTTTGTTCTCATCTCTTCACTTTGGGCTAATAACCCACCCAACCCTTTTTTTTACAACAGACCCTCTAAACATAGGAGTGGATATATTAACGGTTGAGTTATACTCATGTTGGTTCATATATCTAACTCACGAAGTATGATGGTTTGACAGTTTCACACTATTATGCCTTTTTATAGTACGGCAAAATTTTCACACCCATATTTTCAAAGGAAGAAATACTATCAAATAGTATTGAAAATTCCCATAAGGTTAATCGAACATAGGATTGTTCAAAGCTAAGTATGCTTAATTTTGGAGTTTCTATGACTGAGTCACTGAAAAAAA
The nucleotide sequence above comes from Benincasa hispida cultivar B227 chromosome 3, ASM972705v1, whole genome shotgun sequence. Encoded proteins:
- the LOC120073913 gene encoding E3 ubiquitin-protein ligase ATL41-like — its product is MGSDDDDHHHHLRKFGTRHKIMISAIFSLFIVVLVILFLHFYLRYLQRRRRQSRLISLEQQISRADRQNHTAAAAAPKAGLDPVLIARVLPESIHKQADHRGEIVECSICLSNIEEKAAVRILPNCKHIFHVECIDMWLFSNTTCPVCRTAVEPILTATNEHGEVPTAPPLVEEQSGSRFSSFRRTMSRERSQAVHATAPPLTEEQPSSRLSSFRRMMSRDRERSFRVHSCGEASVRSADLERQ